GGGAGAGAGATTTCTTTCACTTGCGCGGAAGAATGATCTCCGGGTGTGAGAGTTAGCCCTGATAACGTGTTGCCGTTTTGATGAGAGTAGCCTGGGGTAAAAGCTACTGTCGTCAAATTGGGATTGATTTGTGAAAAATCAACCATAAGTGCAGGGCTAGATAAAATTAATCCCTTCTTTATTGGGGTTACTAACTCCTGCAATGCCGCGATCGCGCCATACCATTCTCGCCATCCTTTCCAGCGATCGCGTTTCTCTGTCATAGAAGATTCGTTTATCCCAATAATTTGGCTTAATCCTGGCAACTGCTGAACTTTCACCACTTGCCCCCCTTATTCTCTTATTTTTAGCTACTAGACCTAATCATAACGATTTCGTTAGGTGTAATCGTAGTGGTAAAACCGAACCCATCAGTGGCAATTTCCTCTCATTTTCTAATTTATCCCCCGATTGATTTTGATTTTTTTTCTTTGACCCCTAGACAGAAACGCCAATAAACGATTCAATATAAAAAGTTACCAATGTAGCTAGATTGTAAAATGACATTTGTACATTGGGGAGGCTATGTCAATTAAACAATATCTTCCCAAGTCGTCAAAAAACAGAGCCTAAAACCTTATCAAGAGTGAAACAAAACACAAATTTCTTAGGAAAAAAATCAATAACAACTCTCCAAATCATGTTCTACTAAAAACTGATCAGGGGAGTGGAAGGGATTTCAGTTTCCTGAGGAATGAAGGCTCAACTGGTTAAACAGAATCAAAAACTATCTAGAAAAAAATTATGGCTATTCAAGAAAAAAAAGTCCAAGATTACGGTGATAATCCCATTGAAGTTCGTGATAGTGACCATTATCAAAACGAATATGTAGAAGGATTTGTTGAAAAATGGGATGAACTAATCAACTGGCAAGCTCGCTCTAGTAGTGAAGGAGATTTCTTCATTAAAACCCTCAGAGAACATGGTGCAGAGCGTGTTCTAGATGCTGCCACCGGAACAGGCTTCCACTCCATCCGTTTGATTGAAGCCGGTTTTAATGTGGCAAGTGTTGATGGTAGCGTTGAGATGCTCGTTAAGGCTTTTGAAAACGCCACTCGTAAAGAGCAAATTTTACGCACTGTCCATGCTGACTGGCGTTGGCTAACTCGCGATGTTCAAGAAAGATTTGATGCCATTGTTTGTTTAGGAAACTCCTTTACTCATCTTTTCTCTGAGAAAGACCGTCGTAAAACCCTCGCTGAATTTTATGCGGCTTTAAAACATGACGGAATTTTGATTTTAGACCAACGCAACTATGACCTCATCTTAGATGAAGGCTTCAAAACCAAGCACACCTACTACTATTGTGGGGACAATGTGCAAGCTGAACCTGAGCATGTTGATGACGGGTTAGCTCGTTTCCGTTATCAATTCCCAGATGAATCAGTCTATCACCTGAATATGTTCCCCTTACGGAAAGACTATGTTCGTCGTCTCTTACACGAAGTCGGTTTCCAAGAGGTAACCACTTATGGAGACTTCCAAGAAACCTATCATCAAGATGATCCTGACTTCTTTATTCACGTTGCGAAAAAAGAATTTCATGAAGATTAAGGAAAACTTCCTGAGTCAAATCATTGCAACTGAAGAACGTTTACGAGGTTAATATTTCATGACTAAAGCAGACGCAGTCGCTCAACAAGCACAAGACTATTACGATAGCAATAGTGCCGACGGCTTCTACTATCGCATTTGGGGAGGAGAAGACCTCCACATCGGGATGTATAATACCCCTGATGAACCAATTTATGATGCCAGTGTCCGTACTGTTGCCCGCATTTGCAGTAAAATTAGTAATTGGCCCGCAGGCACTAAGGTACTTGATCTTGGGGCAGGTTATGGTGGCTCCGCTCGTTATATGGCAAAGCATCATGGCTTTGTGGTTGATTGCATTAATATCAGTTTGGTACAAAACGAGCGCAATCGCCAGAAAAACAAAGAACAAGGACTAGCAGATAAAATTCGGGTCTTTGATGGCAGTTTTGAAGAGTTGCCCTTTGAAAATAATAGTTATGACGTTCTGTGGTCACAGGATTCGATTCTCCACAGTGGCAACCGTCGTAAGGTCATCGAAGAAGCTGATCGCGTTCTTAAGTCTGGTGGAGATTTTGTTTTCACTGATCCCATGCAGACGGATAATTGCCCTGAAGGGGTGTTAGAGCCAGTTTTAGAGCGGATTCACCTTGATAGCTTAGGGTCAGTCAGTTTCTATCGCCAAGTAGCAGAAGAAATGGGCTGGGAATTTGTAGAGTTTGATGAGCAAACTCACCAGCTAGTTAACCACTACAGCCGTGTCTTACAAGAGTTGGAAGCTCATTATGACCAACTGCAGCCTGAATGTTCTAAGGAATATTTAGATCGGATGAAAGTGGGCTTAAACCACTGGATTAATGCAGGTAAGAGTGGTTATATGGCTTGGGGAATTCTCAAGTTCCATAAACCCTAGTTAGCTCGCCACTAATCCAATTTTGAGATCCTCTTCCTTTGTTTGGAAGGGGATTTTTTGATTACTGGTTTCTCATGGCTTCTAAAAATTGCTGAGAGATAAACGGTAATAACGCCCGATTTGGGGAAGAAGTGGGACGTTCTGTAAAGACAACTAGCAGATAAGGGGGACAGTTGGGAAGTTTAATATAAGCGCTATCATGTCGCACTTGACTCATCCACCCTGCTTTTGAGTATAAAGTAGCCTCTTTGGGAAGAACCTCTCCTAAAAAGCCTGTAATTTGATTTTCTTCTCCAATGTCGCTTAAAGAAGGAGGAGGCAGCGATCGCGCTAGTAATCCTTTCATATAGTGAGAAGCCTCAACAGAAACTGCCTTATCGCTAATAATTTCATGAAATAGCCTTGCCACAGCTTTAGTCGTCAGTTGATTACGATTTTCTAAAAATTCTCCCACAAACGCCCTTTCTCGCCCATAAGGGCCATCTCCCCAAGTTTTTTGATTGACATTAATCCCTTCTAACTCTTGCCAACGTAGCGATTGGAAATAGCGATTCACTAAGTTTCGTTGCGATTGCCAAGTGAGAAAAGCATTACGTGATAATTCTGGCCCACTGGTAGTTCCTGTTAAGCTATCCACGACTAAACTTGTGGCATCATTACTAGAGTCAATAATCATATCAGAAATGGCCCGATCTAGCTCGGAAGATTTGGCGACAAGCCCTCGTTTCAACCACTCTAATACTGCCACTAAATAAAATAGTTTTACCAAACTCGCCGGATAACATAAGTGATTTCCTCGATAACTTGCCCCTCGTAGCGGCGTGTCATAGATTAACCAAGTTAAGGCAATTTGATTCTTCTCCAATTCTGGAAACTGTTGCCAAACCTGCTTTAAGATTTCCAAGACAATCCCTTGCAGTTGTTTATCTTCCTGATAGAAGGGCATAATTAGCGATTGAGTTCTCTTGATTGTTCATGAAAAAAAACTCCCCACAAAAGTGGGGAAGCTGTGGTTAAAAAGAGATTTTTTGTAAATTAAACTTCGTAAGGTTCTTTTCCAGAGAATTTCACGGTCGCAGGATCAGGATTTTTACCGATTTTGCGATCGATTTTGCCCACGTAAGGACGACCTTCATTGACATTTTCAGGGAATACTCCGTCTTTAGGATGGAGATATTCTAATTCCCCATTGGGATAAATGCGATAAATTTTGAAATCCTCGATTTTAGGCTTAAATTTGGTTCGTAATTGCGTTCCCAAAGCGAGGCACTGTTCTTTACGGGCAAAATAGAAGACATTTTCCCCTTCGCGCATAATAGCAGCCCCACCTGTGGGCATTTCAAACGCTTGTTCTTTATCACTAGTCCAAGTGATGCCGTATTTTTCTTCGGTGTCGGCAGCAGTTAATAAGCCGCCGGTGCTTCCGCCAAATATAGGAGTTTGTCCAGAGAGTAATTCATTCATAGTCAGTTTTTTTTTCTAAAATGATGACATTTATTGGAATGCTATCACGCCTAGGGCGTGGGTTTTAGTAGTTTTGTCAAGAACTGTTACAATTTTGGCAGTTCCCATTAAGCAATTTTATGAAATTGTCCTCCCCAGAAAATCAAGCTGAAACTGCTGTTACTTCTTCCTTACAAGCGTTCTTAGAAACAGATATTGCCCCAAAAGCAAACCGCCTTGATACTGATACAATTGCGTTACAAAGAGCCTTATCCCAATTGAATCAATTTCAGTTTTTGGGCTTACGAGTTCCCAAAGTGTATGGAGGCTTAGAAGCAAGTTTATTAACGTTTCGGCAAGTGCAAGCCTTAATTCCTCGTTACTCGGGAGCATTTGCCTTTCTACAAACCCAACATCAAAGTGCTGCCTCTCTACTTGCTAACAGTGAGAATCAAGTTTTAAAAGAGCGTTATCTTCCTGCTATGGCAAAGGGAGAAACCTTGATGGGGGTGGGTTTTTCGCAATTGCGACGCACTCATAATCCCCCTCTAACAGCAATACCAGTAGAAGGAGGGTATCAACTTGCGGGGAAAGTACCTTGGATTACCGGTTATGGCTATTTCCAGTATTTTATTATTGGGGCAACTTTACCAGATGGAAAAGCCCTTTATGGGGTAGTTCCCTTGATCCCGACTCCTCAACCAGAAGGGGGAAACCTGGAATTTTCCTCCCCGATGCAGTTATCTGTCATGAATGCTACCAATACCGTAGCCGCAACCGTAGAGAATTGGTTTTTAAGTGAGGAGGAAGTGCTATTTATTAAGCCTGCAAACGCCATTCATGATAGTGACAAGAAAAATGTCTTACACCATGGTTTTTATGCTTTAGGATGTGCGCGAGCGGGGTTAGATATTCTAGAAAATAATGCGGGGAAAAAGGAGTTACCTTTTCTAGAAGAAAGTCATCAAACCTTAGCACAAAAGCATCAGTCTCTCTCAGAAGCTATGTTTGCCGCGCTTCCCCCCACAGAAACTTCTTTTCAATATCGTCTGAGTTTACGAGTAAAAGCGATTCATTTAGCCCAACGTTGCGCCCATGCTGCGGTGATTTCCTCTAGTGGGGCGGCAAATGCTCAAAGTCATCCTGCACAACGGGTTTATCGCGAGGCGTTATTATTTTCGGTTTCTGGTCAAACTAAGGCAGTAATGGAAGCAAGTTTGAATACAATCGCAGATTATGTCTAAATGTGGTTTATTTGTTGGAATTACTACCCTAGATTTAATTTATCTTGCCCCCTATTTTCCGCATCCCAATGAAAAGCTGAGGGCTATTGATAGTACAATTTCTGCAGGGGGTCCGGCAACTAATGCCAGTGTTACTTTTAGTGTGTTGGGCAATCAGGCGCGGTTGTTATCAGTGTTGGGCAAACATCCGATTACCAATTTAATTCGCACTGATTTAGAGAATTATCAAATTGAGCATCGAGATTTACAACCCTCATGGGCAAATAGTCCCCCCACCTCTTCTATTATTGTTACGCAAAATCATGCCGATCGCGCGGTTATTTCTTTAAATGCTACTCGCTGTCAGGCGGAGATTAATCAGATTCCTGATGATGCTTTAAGTCATGTTGATCTAGTTTTAATTGATGGGCATCAAATGGCAGTAGGAAGCGCGATCGCGCAACAAGCCCATGCTAAAAATATTCCCATTATTATTGATGGAGGAAGCTGGAAAGAGGGGTGGGAAAGCATTTTACCCGTTACTCAATATGCCATTTGTTCGGCTAATTTTTATCCGCCAAACTGTAATACTCAAACGGA
This window of the Euhalothece natronophila Z-M001 genome carries:
- a CDS encoding glycine/sarcosine N-methyltransferase; amino-acid sequence: MAIQEKKVQDYGDNPIEVRDSDHYQNEYVEGFVEKWDELINWQARSSSEGDFFIKTLREHGAERVLDAATGTGFHSIRLIEAGFNVASVDGSVEMLVKAFENATRKEQILRTVHADWRWLTRDVQERFDAIVCLGNSFTHLFSEKDRRKTLAEFYAALKHDGILILDQRNYDLILDEGFKTKHTYYYCGDNVQAEPEHVDDGLARFRYQFPDESVYHLNMFPLRKDYVRRLLHEVGFQEVTTYGDFQETYHQDDPDFFIHVAKKEFHED
- a CDS encoding sarcosine/dimethylglycine N-methyltransferase, whose product is MTKADAVAQQAQDYYDSNSADGFYYRIWGGEDLHIGMYNTPDEPIYDASVRTVARICSKISNWPAGTKVLDLGAGYGGSARYMAKHHGFVVDCINISLVQNERNRQKNKEQGLADKIRVFDGSFEELPFENNSYDVLWSQDSILHSGNRRKVIEEADRVLKSGGDFVFTDPMQTDNCPEGVLEPVLERIHLDSLGSVSFYRQVAEEMGWEFVEFDEQTHQLVNHYSRVLQELEAHYDQLQPECSKEYLDRMKVGLNHWINAGKSGYMAWGILKFHKP
- a CDS encoding serine hydrolase — protein: MPFYQEDKQLQGIVLEILKQVWQQFPELEKNQIALTWLIYDTPLRGASYRGNHLCYPASLVKLFYLVAVLEWLKRGLVAKSSELDRAISDMIIDSSNDATSLVVDSLTGTTSGPELSRNAFLTWQSQRNLVNRYFQSLRWQELEGINVNQKTWGDGPYGRERAFVGEFLENRNQLTTKAVARLFHEIISDKAVSVEASHYMKGLLARSLPPPSLSDIGEENQITGFLGEVLPKEATLYSKAGWMSQVRHDSAYIKLPNCPPYLLVVFTERPTSSPNRALLPFISQQFLEAMRNQ
- the psaD gene encoding photosystem I reaction center subunit II PsaD; this translates as MNELLSGQTPIFGGSTGGLLTAADTEEKYGITWTSDKEQAFEMPTGGAAIMREGENVFYFARKEQCLALGTQLRTKFKPKIEDFKIYRIYPNGELEYLHPKDGVFPENVNEGRPYVGKIDRKIGKNPDPATVKFSGKEPYEV
- a CDS encoding acyl-CoA dehydrogenase, encoding MKLSSPENQAETAVTSSLQAFLETDIAPKANRLDTDTIALQRALSQLNQFQFLGLRVPKVYGGLEASLLTFRQVQALIPRYSGAFAFLQTQHQSAASLLANSENQVLKERYLPAMAKGETLMGVGFSQLRRTHNPPLTAIPVEGGYQLAGKVPWITGYGYFQYFIIGATLPDGKALYGVVPLIPTPQPEGGNLEFSSPMQLSVMNATNTVAATVENWFLSEEEVLFIKPANAIHDSDKKNVLHHGFYALGCARAGLDILENNAGKKELPFLEESHQTLAQKHQSLSEAMFAALPPTETSFQYRLSLRVKAIHLAQRCAHAAVISSSGAANAQSHPAQRVYREALLFSVSGQTKAVMEASLNTIADYV
- a CDS encoding sugar kinase, giving the protein MSKCGLFVGITTLDLIYLAPYFPHPNEKLRAIDSTISAGGPATNASVTFSVLGNQARLLSVLGKHPITNLIRTDLENYQIEHRDLQPSWANSPPTSSIIVTQNHADRAVISLNATRCQAEINQIPDDALSHVDLVLIDGHQMAVGSAIAQQAHAKNIPIIIDGGSWKEGWESILPVTQYAICSANFYPPNCNTQTEVFQYLKETGIPYIAITQGEKPILYQTPETQGEIAVPQITAKDTLGAGDIFHGAFCHYILQQEFTAALSNAAKIAAESCTHFGTRNWIN